The proteins below are encoded in one region of Micromonospora pisi:
- a CDS encoding polyamine aminopropyltransferase → MTEAMTGAGTEAPSSPTRWRAARTAVLAAVFVCAACGLVYELALVAFGSYLIGDTVGQASIVLGVMVFAMGIGALAAKPLQSRAAAAFAAVELALALFGGLSVLGLYAAFAWLDLYAPALVGTAFLLGLLIGAEIPLLMVLLQRIRAQAAGSAVADLFAADYVGALLGGLAFPFLLMPVFGQLRGVLVVGVVNALAGLALVFTVFRRELSARARVGLTAGSVVVGLVLGYAYLTAYDFEVTARQQLFRDPVVHAERSAYQEIVLTRSVPFVSQGVTDLRLYLNGDLQFSSVDEYRYHEALVHPVLSGARGSVLVLGGGDGLAVRELLRYPDVGSVTVVELDPAVIRLARTEPQLRTLNHDSFEDPRVRMVNTDAFQWLRTERERFDAIVVDLPDPDETATAKLYSIEFYALVRAVLADDGRVVVQAGSPYFAPKSYWCIEASIRAAGFTTTPYHVDVPSFGDWGFVLASRGSVAPTLGLAADVPPLRFLDAETLRLAANFPRDRRRQELPPSTLLHPRVLEYARAEWRSY, encoded by the coding sequence ATGACCGAAGCCATGACCGGCGCCGGGACCGAGGCGCCGTCGTCGCCGACCCGGTGGCGGGCCGCTCGTACGGCGGTGCTCGCGGCGGTCTTCGTCTGCGCCGCCTGCGGGCTGGTCTACGAGTTGGCGCTGGTGGCGTTCGGCAGTTACCTGATCGGGGACACGGTCGGGCAGGCGTCGATCGTGCTCGGCGTGATGGTCTTCGCCATGGGGATCGGCGCGCTCGCCGCGAAGCCGTTGCAGTCCCGGGCCGCCGCCGCGTTCGCCGCCGTCGAACTGGCTCTCGCCCTCTTCGGTGGGCTCTCGGTGCTCGGCCTCTACGCGGCGTTCGCCTGGCTCGACCTCTACGCCCCGGCCCTGGTCGGCACCGCCTTCCTGCTCGGACTGCTGATCGGGGCGGAGATTCCGCTGCTGATGGTGCTGCTGCAGCGGATCCGGGCGCAGGCGGCCGGGAGCGCGGTGGCGGACCTGTTCGCCGCCGACTACGTCGGCGCGCTCCTCGGTGGTCTGGCGTTCCCGTTCCTGCTGATGCCGGTCTTCGGTCAGCTCCGGGGAGTGCTGGTGGTCGGGGTGGTGAACGCGCTCGCCGGGCTCGCGCTGGTCTTCACCGTCTTCCGGCGTGAGCTGAGCGCTCGGGCCCGGGTCGGACTCACCGCCGGGTCCGTGGTGGTCGGGCTCGTCCTCGGGTACGCGTACCTGACCGCGTACGACTTCGAGGTGACCGCACGGCAGCAGCTCTTCCGGGACCCGGTGGTGCACGCCGAACGCAGCGCGTACCAGGAGATCGTGCTCACCCGGTCGGTCCCGTTCGTCTCGCAGGGCGTCACCGACCTGCGGCTCTACCTCAACGGCGACCTCCAGTTCAGCTCGGTCGACGAGTACCGCTACCACGAGGCGCTGGTGCACCCGGTGCTGAGCGGCGCCCGTGGTTCGGTGCTGGTCCTCGGCGGCGGTGACGGGCTGGCCGTACGGGAACTGCTCCGTTATCCCGACGTCGGGTCGGTGACCGTGGTCGAGCTTGACCCGGCGGTGATCCGGCTGGCCCGGACCGAGCCGCAGCTACGTACGCTCAACCACGACTCGTTCGAAGACCCACGGGTACGGATGGTCAACACCGACGCGTTCCAGTGGTTGCGTACGGAGCGGGAGCGGTTCGACGCGATCGTCGTCGACCTGCCCGACCCGGACGAGACCGCGACCGCGAAGCTCTACTCGATCGAGTTCTACGCGCTGGTACGCGCCGTGTTGGCCGACGATGGTCGAGTGGTGGTGCAGGCGGGATCGCCGTATTTCGCACCGAAGTCGTACTGGTGTATCGAGGCGTCCATCCGGGCCGCCGGGTTCACCACCACGCCGTACCACGTGGACGTTCCCTCCTTCGGTGACTGGGGCTTCGTCCTCGCATCGAGGGGTTCGGTCGCGCCGACGCTGGGGCTGGCGGCCGACGTACCGCCGTTGCGGTTCCTCGACGCGGAGACACTGCGGTTGGCCGCGAACTTCCCCCGTGACCGGCGCCGGCAGGAGTTGCCGCCGTCGACGCTGCTCCACCCCCGGGTGCTGGAGTACGCCCGCGCGGAATGGCGCAGCTACTGA
- a CDS encoding DUF350 domain-containing protein gives MLTTLATDLLATLAYGIVGVVLMGIGYLLVDMATPGRLHELIWADRNRNAALLLTSNLAGVGIIVTTAIVASEDDLAAGLVGSAAYGLVGLVIMAGAFLLLDLVTPGRLGEILVDPEPHPAVWVSAVVHLATGAVIAAAIS, from the coding sequence ATGTTGACGACCCTCGCCACGGACCTGCTGGCCACCCTCGCCTACGGCATCGTTGGTGTGGTGCTGATGGGCATCGGTTACCTCCTGGTGGACATGGCCACACCCGGCCGGCTGCACGAGCTGATCTGGGCCGACCGCAACCGCAACGCGGCGCTGCTGCTCACCTCGAACCTGGCCGGGGTCGGCATCATCGTGACCACGGCCATCGTCGCCAGCGAGGACGACCTCGCCGCCGGGCTGGTCGGCAGCGCCGCGTACGGCCTGGTCGGGCTGGTCATCATGGCCGGCGCGTTCCTCCTGCTCGACCTGGTCACCCCGGGGCGGCTGGGGGAGATCCTGGTCGACCCGGAACCCCACCCGGCGGTCTGGGTCTCCGCGGTCGTGCACCTCGCCACGGGTGCCGTGATCGCCGCCGCGATCAGCTGA
- a CDS encoding DUF4247 domain-containing protein, translating to MTYRRWFFVGTAFALLGAVLAGFAIFYGSFSPRGYVEDHYSRTAARDIASQATAYRSDKSPSEVAEEVTSAWKPADQYVDGSGVYLRYDDDSVVILPLAGGSLILLEGLRTAYPRYHGTVGNAWGWGRGVTVRGGGPGAGK from the coding sequence ATGACGTACCGCAGATGGTTCTTCGTCGGGACGGCGTTCGCCCTGCTCGGCGCGGTGCTCGCCGGTTTCGCGATCTTCTACGGCAGCTTCTCTCCGCGCGGTTACGTCGAGGACCACTATTCCCGCACGGCGGCGCGCGACATCGCGTCACAGGCCACGGCGTATCGCTCCGACAAGTCGCCGAGCGAGGTGGCCGAGGAGGTCACCAGCGCCTGGAAGCCGGCTGACCAGTACGTCGACGGCAGCGGGGTCTACCTCCGCTACGACGACGACTCCGTGGTGATCCTGCCGCTGGCGGGCGGTTCGCTGATTCTGCTCGAAGGGCTCCGGACCGCATACCCGCGCTACCACGGCACCGTCGGCAACGCCTGGGGCTGGGGGCGGGGTGTGACCGTACGCGGCGGTGGCCCGGGTGCCGGCAAGTAG
- a CDS encoding DUF2617 family protein, with amino-acid sequence MLVTLDTPYADTTAAELSLALGSPELPALHVLDLVHPDRPGVRLLLRLLGASHQVVLHRDPNVLRPALVETVACLPGRRPELPAALADPATGYRFTARVLRPDSAAMSARTAALRRELAEDPYALIGVFPGGPDAITALRLHRSDVRTRPDGVDEIGVGALGTGAIGAGEIGWRTWHAYPQSGELVETETVVGAA; translated from the coding sequence ATGCTCGTCACCCTGGACACCCCGTACGCGGACACCACCGCCGCCGAGCTGAGCCTCGCCCTGGGCTCACCGGAACTACCGGCGCTGCACGTGCTCGACCTGGTCCATCCGGACCGGCCCGGCGTACGGCTGCTGCTGCGCCTGCTCGGCGCCTCGCACCAGGTGGTGCTCCACCGCGATCCGAACGTGCTGCGGCCGGCGCTGGTCGAGACGGTCGCCTGCCTGCCCGGCCGGCGTCCTGAGCTGCCGGCGGCGCTGGCCGACCCGGCGACCGGTTACCGGTTCACCGCCCGGGTGCTGCGACCCGATTCGGCGGCGATGTCGGCCCGTACCGCCGCGCTGCGGCGGGAACTCGCCGAGGACCCGTACGCGCTGATCGGGGTCTTCCCCGGCGGACCCGACGCGATCACCGCCCTGCGGCTGCACCGCTCCGACGTGCGTACCCGGCCCGACGGGGTGGACGAAATCGGGGTGGGCGCGCTCGGGACGGGTGCGATCGGGGCGGGCGAGATCGGTTGGCGCACCTGGCACGCGTACCCGCAGAGCGGCGAACTGGTCGAGACCGAGACGGTGGTGGGGGCGGCATGA
- a CDS encoding DUF4178 domain-containing protein gives MNGATAYLVAAIGCVIAVAGVVVAVLALRSRRKQAARPAERDPFRAADNDADALRGDPRQLRPGDVVEIRGSSYGVRGTLRFTEGSWGWSEHLLDDARGAKLWLSVEEDPDLELVLWTALPTPDEPVLPGGTRIEYDGQHYTLDESGRASYTAAGTTGLDPTGTVRYHDYLDGAGVRLSFSAYGSDTDWDMSRGELLTRAEVLIYGQAPAGPDDKPTGRAG, from the coding sequence GTGAACGGGGCGACGGCGTACCTGGTGGCGGCGATCGGGTGCGTGATCGCGGTGGCCGGCGTGGTGGTGGCGGTGCTCGCCCTGCGGTCACGACGCAAACAGGCCGCCCGCCCCGCCGAGCGCGATCCGTTCCGTGCGGCCGACAACGACGCCGACGCGCTTCGCGGCGACCCCCGCCAACTGCGGCCGGGCGACGTGGTGGAGATCAGGGGCAGCTCGTACGGTGTGCGCGGCACCCTGCGTTTCACCGAGGGGAGCTGGGGCTGGAGCGAGCACCTGCTCGACGACGCGCGCGGGGCGAAGCTCTGGCTCTCGGTCGAGGAGGACCCCGACCTGGAACTGGTGCTCTGGACCGCGCTGCCGACCCCGGACGAGCCGGTGCTGCCGGGCGGCACCCGGATCGAGTACGACGGCCAGCACTACACCCTCGACGAGTCGGGACGAGCCAGCTACACCGCCGCCGGCACCACCGGGCTCGACCCCACCGGTACGGTGCGCTACCACGACTATCTGGACGGTGCCGGCGTCCGCCTCTCGTTCAGTGCCTACGGCAGCGATACGGACTGGGACATGTCCAGGGGCGAGTTGCTCACCCGCGCCGAGGTGCTGATCTACGGGCAGGCCCCGGCCGGGCCCGACGACAAGCCGACCGGGCGGGCCGGCTGA
- the clpB gene encoding ATP-dependent chaperone ClpB produces MNAERLTTKSREVITGAVAIANQRGHATVEPWHLLLSLLDTGGSTAGGLLRAVGANAVEIRRAAARAVENLPAARGASVAEPSLSREFANAIGAAEQIARPLGDEYTSTEHLLAGLARVGGVVAQALKSAGVTEENLVAAFPAVRGGDRRVTSADPEQTYQALEKYGVDLTASARAGKIDPVIGRDSEIRRVIQVLSRRTKNNPVLIGEPGVGKTAIVEGLAQRIVAGDVPESLRDKKLVSLDLGAMVAGAQYRGQFEERLKSVLEEIKGSDGQVITFLDELHTVVGAGKGEGSMDAGNMLKPMLARGELRMVGATTLDEYREHIEKDPALERRFQPVLVGEPTVEDTIGILRGLKERYEVHHGVRITDAALVAAATLSDRYITERFLPDKAIDLVDESASRLRMEIDSRPVEVDEIERAVRRLEIEEMALAKEPDAASAERLTRLRKELADKREQLTALSDRWRLEKEHITRLSAAKEELERLGGEAERAERDGELERAAELRYGRIPTMQGELAKAEAELAVLQAAGAMLKEEVGADDIAAVVASWTGIPAGRLLEGETAKLLRMEDSLGSRVVGQAEAVAAVSDAVRRARAGVADPDRPTGSFLFLGPTGVGKTELGKALAEFLFDDERAMVRIDMSEYAEKHSVARLVGAPPGYVGYEEGGQLTEAVRRRPYSVVLLDEVEKAHPDVFDVLLQVLDDGRLTDGQGRTVDFRNAILILTSNLGSGQIADPTLSEEQRRDAVLAVVRTHFKPEFLNRLDDIVVFAALTGVDLRSIVDIQLDRLRRRLADRRLALVVSDPARDWLADHGYDPIYGARPLRRLVQSAIGDRLARSLLAGDIRDGDVVRVDLAESKDALAVSAG; encoded by the coding sequence ATGAACGCCGAACGCCTTACCACGAAGAGCCGCGAAGTCATCACCGGTGCGGTGGCCATCGCCAACCAGCGCGGACACGCCACCGTCGAACCGTGGCACCTGCTGTTGTCGCTGTTGGACACCGGTGGTTCCACCGCCGGTGGCCTGCTGCGCGCCGTCGGCGCCAACGCGGTGGAGATCCGTCGGGCGGCAGCCCGCGCGGTCGAGAACCTGCCCGCCGCGCGTGGTGCCAGTGTCGCCGAACCCAGTCTCTCCCGCGAGTTCGCCAACGCGATCGGCGCGGCCGAGCAGATCGCCCGCCCGCTGGGCGACGAATACACCTCCACCGAACACCTGCTCGCCGGGCTGGCCCGGGTGGGTGGCGTGGTGGCCCAGGCGCTCAAGAGCGCGGGTGTCACAGAGGAGAACCTGGTCGCGGCCTTCCCTGCCGTACGCGGCGGCGACCGCCGGGTGACCAGCGCCGACCCGGAGCAGACCTATCAGGCCCTGGAGAAGTACGGCGTCGACCTGACCGCCAGCGCCCGTGCCGGCAAGATCGATCCGGTGATCGGGCGTGACTCCGAGATCCGTCGGGTGATCCAGGTGCTCTCCCGGCGTACCAAGAACAACCCGGTCCTGATCGGCGAACCCGGGGTCGGCAAGACCGCGATCGTCGAAGGGCTGGCCCAGCGCATCGTCGCCGGGGACGTACCGGAGTCGCTGCGGGACAAGAAGCTGGTCTCGCTCGACCTGGGCGCGATGGTCGCCGGGGCGCAGTACCGGGGGCAGTTCGAGGAGCGCCTCAAGTCGGTGCTGGAAGAGATCAAGGGCTCCGACGGCCAGGTGATCACCTTCCTCGACGAGCTGCACACCGTGGTCGGCGCCGGTAAGGGCGAGGGCTCGATGGACGCGGGCAACATGCTCAAGCCCATGCTCGCCCGGGGCGAACTCCGCATGGTCGGTGCCACCACGCTCGACGAATACCGCGAGCACATCGAGAAGGACCCGGCGCTGGAGCGGAGGTTCCAGCCGGTGCTGGTCGGCGAGCCGACCGTCGAGGACACCATCGGCATCCTCCGTGGGCTCAAGGAGCGCTACGAGGTGCACCACGGCGTACGGATCACCGACGCCGCCCTGGTCGCCGCCGCCACCCTCTCCGACCGGTACATCACCGAACGCTTCCTGCCGGACAAGGCGATCGACCTGGTCGACGAGTCCGCCTCCCGGCTCCGGATGGAGATCGACTCCCGTCCGGTCGAGGTGGACGAGATCGAGCGGGCGGTACGGCGACTGGAGATCGAGGAGATGGCGCTGGCCAAGGAGCCGGACGCCGCCTCGGCCGAGCGCCTGACGCGGCTGCGCAAGGAACTGGCCGACAAGCGCGAACAGCTCACCGCGCTCAGCGACCGGTGGCGACTGGAGAAGGAGCACATCACCCGCCTCTCCGCCGCCAAGGAGGAGCTGGAACGGCTCGGTGGCGAGGCCGAACGGGCCGAACGCGACGGTGAGTTGGAGCGCGCCGCCGAACTGCGGTACGGCCGCATCCCGACCATGCAGGGCGAACTGGCCAAGGCAGAGGCCGAACTCGCCGTACTCCAGGCCGCCGGGGCGATGCTCAAGGAGGAGGTCGGCGCCGACGACATCGCCGCCGTGGTCGCCTCCTGGACCGGCATTCCGGCCGGCCGGCTCCTCGAAGGCGAGACGGCCAAGCTGCTGCGGATGGAGGACTCACTCGGCTCCCGGGTGGTCGGGCAGGCCGAAGCGGTCGCCGCCGTCTCCGACGCGGTCCGTCGCGCCCGCGCTGGCGTCGCCGACCCGGACCGGCCCACCGGCAGCTTCCTCTTCCTCGGCCCCACCGGGGTCGGCAAGACGGAGCTGGGCAAGGCCCTGGCCGAGTTCCTCTTCGACGACGAGCGGGCCATGGTACGCATCGACATGAGCGAGTACGCCGAGAAGCACTCGGTGGCCCGGTTGGTCGGTGCCCCGCCCGGCTACGTCGGGTACGAGGAGGGCGGCCAGCTCACCGAGGCAGTGCGCCGCCGGCCGTACTCGGTGGTGTTGCTGGACGAGGTGGAGAAGGCCCATCCGGACGTCTTCGACGTGCTGCTCCAGGTGCTCGACGACGGTCGGCTCACCGACGGGCAGGGGCGTACGGTCGACTTCCGCAACGCGATCCTGATCCTCACCTCCAACCTCGGTTCGGGGCAGATCGCCGATCCGACCCTCTCCGAGGAGCAGCGTCGCGACGCGGTGCTCGCGGTGGTCCGTACCCATTTCAAGCCGGAGTTCCTCAACCGGCTCGACGACATCGTGGTCTTCGCGGCCCTGACCGGCGTCGACCTCAGGTCCATCGTGGACATACAGCTCGACCGGCTGCGCCGACGGCTGGCCGATCGGCGGCTCGCCCTGGTCGTCAGCGACCCGGCCCGCGACTGGCTGGCCGACCACGGGTACGACCCGATCTACGGCGCCCGCCCGCTGCGCCGGCTGGTGCAGTCGGCGATCGGCGACCGGCTCGCCCGGTCCCTGCTCGCCGGTGACATTCGCGACGGCGACGTGGTCCGGGTCGACCTGGCCGAGAGCAAGGACGCGCTGGCGGTCTCCGCCGGCTGA
- a CDS encoding cation:proton antiporter regulatory subunit, translating into MRVRVEQTALPGIGVRHDMVTTSGRRLGVVTHRSGRRDLVFYDRDDPDACTADIPLTDDEAEALADILGASLMLGQLSGLRQQAAGLLTEQISIPAGSPFVGRRLGDTKARTRTSASIVAVLREREVIASPDPAFRFEAGDVVVVVGTRKGLDGVTAILADGDPDG; encoded by the coding sequence GTGCGAGTACGCGTAGAACAGACCGCCCTACCCGGGATCGGCGTACGTCACGACATGGTGACCACGTCCGGGCGCCGGTTAGGTGTGGTCACCCACCGCAGTGGCCGACGTGACCTGGTCTTCTACGACCGGGACGACCCCGATGCCTGCACCGCGGACATCCCGCTGACCGACGACGAGGCGGAGGCGCTGGCCGACATCCTCGGCGCCTCGCTGATGCTGGGTCAGCTCTCCGGACTGCGCCAGCAGGCCGCCGGCCTGCTCACCGAGCAGATCTCCATTCCGGCGGGGTCACCGTTCGTCGGACGGCGACTGGGCGACACCAAGGCTCGCACCCGGACCAGCGCCTCGATCGTGGCAGTGCTGCGCGAGCGTGAGGTCATCGCCTCCCCGGACCCCGCATTCCGCTTCGAAGCTGGCGATGTGGTGGTCGTGGTCGGCACCCGCAAGGGTCTCGACGGCGTCACCGCGATCCTCGCCGACGGCGATCCGGACGGCTGA
- a CDS encoding cation:proton antiporter: protein MHDQTVLLIEVGALLLGLGLLGRLSRRIGLSPIPLYLLAGLAFGHGGIVPLSASEEFFAVGAEIGVILLLVMLGLEYTASELVGNLRAAAPAGLIDGLLNALPGAAFALLLGWGWLAAVVLAGITWVSSSGVIAKVLADLGRLGNRETPVILSILVIEDLAMALYLPLVTALLAGIGLLGGAQALVIAVATVVVVLVVAIRYGHIISRMFAPQDPEALLLGVLGLTLLVAGLAAGLKVSAAVGAFLVGIALSGPVAHHATQLLSPLRDLFAAVFFVFFGLATDPADMPPVLLPALGLAIVTMGTKVLTGYLAARRVGIALPGRWRTGLALVPRGEFSIVIAGLAVTSAGVAMEPQLAPLATAYVLITVVTGPMLARLPDMRWFKDWLRRKAQSAAMSPAPVAD, encoded by the coding sequence ATGCACGATCAGACCGTCCTGCTCATCGAAGTCGGCGCACTGCTGCTCGGGCTCGGCCTGCTCGGCCGACTCAGCCGGCGGATCGGTCTCTCTCCGATCCCGCTCTACCTCCTCGCCGGCCTGGCCTTCGGCCACGGCGGCATCGTGCCCCTCTCGGCCAGCGAGGAGTTCTTCGCCGTCGGCGCCGAGATCGGCGTGATCCTGCTGCTGGTCATGCTGGGGCTGGAGTACACCGCCAGCGAACTCGTCGGCAACCTGCGTGCCGCCGCCCCGGCCGGACTGATCGACGGGTTGCTCAACGCACTGCCCGGAGCGGCCTTCGCGCTCCTGCTCGGCTGGGGCTGGCTCGCCGCCGTGGTGCTCGCCGGCATCACCTGGGTCTCCTCGTCCGGCGTGATCGCCAAGGTCCTGGCCGACCTCGGCCGGCTCGGTAACCGGGAAACCCCGGTGATCCTCTCGATCCTGGTCATCGAAGACCTCGCGATGGCGCTCTACCTGCCGCTGGTCACCGCGCTACTGGCCGGGATCGGGCTGCTCGGCGGCGCCCAGGCACTGGTGATCGCGGTCGCCACCGTCGTCGTGGTGCTGGTGGTGGCCATCCGGTACGGGCACATCATCTCGCGCATGTTCGCGCCCCAGGACCCGGAGGCGCTGCTGCTCGGCGTACTCGGGTTGACCCTGCTCGTGGCCGGACTGGCGGCCGGGCTGAAGGTCTCGGCGGCAGTTGGCGCGTTCCTCGTCGGCATCGCGCTCTCCGGGCCGGTGGCGCACCACGCGACCCAACTGCTCTCGCCGCTGCGGGACCTCTTCGCCGCGGTCTTCTTCGTCTTCTTCGGGCTCGCCACCGATCCGGCCGACATGCCGCCGGTGCTGCTTCCGGCACTGGGCCTGGCGATCGTGACCATGGGCACCAAGGTGCTCACCGGCTATCTGGCCGCTCGTCGGGTCGGGATCGCCCTACCGGGCCGTTGGCGTACGGGACTCGCGCTGGTGCCCCGCGGCGAGTTCTCCATCGTCATCGCCGGGTTGGCGGTCACCTCGGCCGGCGTGGCGATGGAACCGCAACTGGCCCCGCTCGCGACGGCGTACGTCCTGATCACCGTGGTCACCGGACCGATGCTGGCCCGGCTGCCGGACATGCGCTGGTTCAAGGACTGGCTGCGCCGCAAGGCACAGTCGGCTGCGATGAGTCCGGCACCCGTTGCGGACTGA
- a CDS encoding DUF397 domain-containing protein, whose product MDVTGARWRKSTRSGTNGGACVEVADNLPGRVLVRDSKDRDGGMLAFGPATWRAFVALTKQH is encoded by the coding sequence ATGGATGTGACCGGCGCCCGGTGGCGGAAGTCGACCAGGTCGGGCACGAACGGCGGCGCGTGTGTCGAGGTTGCCGACAACCTGCCCGGCCGGGTGTTGGTGCGGGACAGCAAGGACCGCGACGGCGGCATGCTGGCCTTCGGCCCGGCCACGTGGCGGGCGTTCGTGGCGCTCACGAAACAACACTGA